In the genome of Tripterygium wilfordii isolate XIE 37 chromosome 19, ASM1340144v1, whole genome shotgun sequence, one region contains:
- the LOC119985195 gene encoding protein PSK SIMULATOR 1: MALETLLIKVKTAITHSFDSVKTSKTNIKLSRKSKSNVGVLSFEISSLMSKLLHLWQSLSDNNIIRLRNESIAIEGVRKIVSNDESFLIGLACAEMAENVRFLGKSISRLSNRCDDSSLRCFERFFDEFANTGHDTPGWVLSCKEMEAKNKKMDRYATVTAKLYKEMEELTTLEHCLKKCLQDPECSTKEQKIINLHEKIFWQRQEVKYLKERSLWNRSFDTVVSMLERSIFTILARIKLVFGVGNEHPPSLPRSLSASATVYPTENPISHSFVSGPLNSSELVEEEKEDSALHGFFESNSKLLKPPAPTLGAAALALHYANLIIVMEKMIKSPQLVGVDARDDLYAMLPNSIRSNLRGRLKGVGFSASDPVLAGEWRDALGKILWWLSPLAHNMIKWQSERSFEQQNLVPKTSVLLLQTLFFANKEKTEAAITELLVGLNYIWRFEREMTAKALFESANLNGFVNLQNSVSS, from the coding sequence ATGGCTCTTGAAACTTTGCTCATAAAAGTGAAGACTGCGATAACACATAGCTTTGATTCAGTTAAGACCTCCAAAACAAACATCAAATTATCAAGGAAATCTAAATCCAATGTTGGAGTTTTATCTTTCGAGATCTCCAGTCTCATGTCGAAGCTACTCCACCTGTGGCAGTCCCTCTCTGATAATAACATAATTCGTCTTCGAAATGAGTCGATCGCAATTGAAGGAGTACGGAAAATTGTCTCCAACGACGAGTCATTCCTCATCGGTCTCGCGTGTGCAGAGATGGCTGAAAATGTTCGGTTTTTGGGGAAATCGATTTCAAGATTAAGCAATAGATGCGACGACAGCAGTCTCCGTTGTTTTGAGCGCTTTTTCGATGAGTTCGCCAACACAGGGCATGATACGCCGGGTTGGGTTCTGAGCTGCAAGGAAATGGAAgccaagaacaagaagatgGACCGGTACGCGACGGTCACGGCTAAGCTCTACAAAGAAATGGAGGAGTTGACGACGCTCGAGCACTGTTTGAAAAAATGCCTACAAGACCCTGAGTGTTCAACGAAGGAGCAAAAGATCATTAACCTTCATGAAAAGATATTTTGGCAGAGACAAGAGGTCAAGTACCTAAAAGAGAGATCTCTATGGAATCGTAGTTTCGATACTGTTGTATCAATGCTGGAGAGGTCTATATTTACGATACTAGCCAGAATCAAGCTTGTTTTCGGTGTAGGAAATGAACACCCGCCTTCTCTTCCACGTAGTCTCTCTGCCTCTGCCACTGTGTACCCGACTGAGAATCCTATTAGCCATAGCTTTGTGTCAGGGCCGTTGAATAGCTCGGAACTTGTggaggaggagaaagaagaTTCTGCGCTGCATGGATTTTTCGAGTCCAATTCGAAGCTTCTAAAGCCGCCTGCCCCTACTCTTGGTGCGGCAGCTTTAGCTCTTCATTATGCTAATTTGATTATTGTAATGGAGAAGATGATCAAGTCACCACAATTGGTCGGTGTTGATGCTAGAGATGATCTTTATGCTATGTTACCAAACAGTATAAGATCCAATTTAAGGGGTAGATTGAAGGGAGTCGGATTCTCAGCGAGTGATCCGGTGCTTGCAGGAGAATGGAGGGATGCGTTGGGGAAGATCTTGTGGTGGTTGTCACCACTAGCACACAACATGATCAAATGGCAAAGTGAACGCAGCTTTGAGCAGCAAAATTTGGTGCCAAAAACAAGTGTTCTTTTATTACAGACACTGTTTTTCGCCAACAAAGAGAAGACTGAGGCTGCCATTACTGAGTTGTTGGTGGGTTTGAATTACATTTGGAGATTTGAAAGAGAAATGACAGCTAAGGCCCTGTTTGAGTCCGCCAACTTGAATGGTTTCGTTAATTTGCAGAACTCAGTAAGCTCATGA
- the LOC119985361 gene encoding zinc finger A20 and AN1 domain-containing stress-associated protein 5-like, with product MDPPLCAKGCGFYGTVENQNMCSKCFKEFQKKQELRDPTVKAETEVGKRTEVARDYQSETEETAVVNSGVEKIRCKSCRRRVGLTGFKCRCGGVFCGVHRYPEAHTCNVDLKALGREALLKENPVCKNDKLNWRI from the coding sequence ATGGATCCACCGCTGTGTGCCAAGGGATGTGGGTTTTATGGAACAGTGGAGAATCAGAATATGTGCTCCAAGTGCTTCAAAGAGTTCCAAAAGAAACAGGAGCTTAGAGATCCAACAGTCAAGGCAGAAACTGAAGTTGGAAAACGTACGGAAGTGGCACGAGATTACCAATCAGAGACTGAAGAAACTGCAGTGGTTAATTCTGGGGTTGAGAAAATCAGGTGCAAGAGTTGTAGGAGGCGAGTTGGGTTGACTGGGTTTAAGTGCCGGTGCGGAGGCGTGTTTTGTGGAGTCCACAGGTATCCTGAAGCACATACATGTAACGTTGATTTGAAGGCGCTTGGACGAGAGGCTTTGTTGAAAGAAAATCCTGTTTGCAAGAACGATAAATTGAACTGGAGGATATAG
- the LOC119985359 gene encoding uncharacterized protein LOC119985359, whose amino-acid sequence MAEKEVTAPSNKKQARQPPSVPFIWEVKPGLPKKDWKPDVSPIKPAFTPPVKLIASVPFNWEEKPGKPLPHFSQPSLEPLLPTPLAELASLTRALVPYSNKSNNNDDCKGGGCNNASDGDDAYDQGEWMYELDKEVFGFETDDSFCSAPSLLANCLVPSAAISTAVPVQRTSSTENVIGLPDLYSFSDSETESTTSSYATGFSSLVGASFLEYLFPLHPPASGFLDKAGHTDMSSRIPPEQTHKYYGYENDSNIMVRRPPTLGELIMMSRRRSCQRKAVQMREHKLSKEFNKRTLGCCFFGPSVKMVEGLQWKKYQPRLKLI is encoded by the exons ATGGCAGAGAAAGAAGTCACAGCACCCTCAAACAAGAAGCAAGCCAGGCAACCACCATCAGTTCCATTTATCTGGGAAGTGAAACCAGGTTTACCTAAGAAGGACTGGAAACCTGATGTTTCACCAATTAAACCAGCCTTTACACCTCCAGTCAAGCTCATTGCCTCAGTTCCCTTCAACTGGGAGGAAAAGCCTGGAAAACCACTACCCCATTTTTCACAGCCATCGCTGGAACCACTGCTACCGACCCCACTGGCAGAACTCGCTTCTCTCACAAGAGCACTAGTACCTTACAGCAACAAAAGTAACAACAATGATGATTGTAAAGGTGGAGGGTGCAACAATGCCAGTGATGGTGATGATGCGTATGACCAAGGAGAATGGATGTATGAATTAGATAAAGAAGTATTTGGTTTTGAAACAGATGATTCCTTTTGCTCAGCTCCCTCCCTCCTAGCAAATTGCCTCGTGCCATCAGCAGCAATTTCTACTGCTGTTCCAGTGCAAAGAACTTCCTCAACAGAGAACGTCATTGGCCTGCCAGATTTATATTCCTTCTCAGATTCTGAAACTGAAAGTACAACCAGCAGCTATGCAACTGGGTTTTCAAGTCTTGTGGGAGCTTCCTTCTTGGAATACCTCTTTCCACTGCATCCACCAGCTTCTGGTTTCCTTGATAAGGCTGGTCACACTGACATGAGCTCTCGTATTCCACCAGAACAAACACATAAGTATTATGGTTATGAAAATGATAGCAATATTATGGTGAGGAGGCCACCAACACTGGGAGAGCTAATAATGATGAGTCGCAGGAGAAGTTGCCAAAGGAAAGCTGTTCAAATGAGAGAACATAAATTATCAAAG GAATTTAATAAGAGAACATTGGGATGCTGCTTCTTTGGACCTAGCGTCAAAATGGTAGAAGGGCTCCAGTGGAAGAAGTACCAACCGAGACTGAAACTGATATAG
- the LOC119985360 gene encoding probable aminotransferase ACS10 — MADFTVNKIQNRKLPNPIFPSPLNGRFWRPNTSERNNTHTVKYRSNQSTELCTLHRPDQQMLYITAGPPDKPMTRTSNSEPAYPPRNPAGATGMWLMVPLQAIIQSRGGIIIASLIPCALFYLFQLYLKLHRSSDPPTSSNTPSLSTSSPNPVDFPRSSSRLKFPTRGSIVRVHVSNRASSIAKPNDLRCSIGLDKVAKDPYDRMDKPDGIIQLVMLGFD, encoded by the exons ATGGCTGATTTTACAGTTAACAAAATCCAAAACCGTAAACTACCAAATCCCATCTTCCCCTCTCCTCTCAATGGACGGTTCTGGAGGCCAAATACTTCCGAACGAAACAATACACACACTGTGAAGTACCGTAGTAATCAAAGCACCGAACTCTGCACTCTCCACCGACCTGACCAACAGATGCTCTATATCACGGCGGGACCACCCGACAAGCCCATGACCCGAACTTCGAACTCCGAGCCTGCATACCCGCCGCGCAATCCTGCCGGAGCAACTGGCATGTGGCTTATGGTGCCCCTGCAGGCCATTATCCAAAGCAGAGGAGGCATAATTATAGCTTCGTTGATTCCTTGCGCTCTTTTCTACCTTTTCCAGCTGTATCTGAAACTGCACCGTTCTTCGGACCCGCCGACATCTTCGAATACTCCGTCGCTATCAACGTCGTCACCGAACCCGGTGGATTTTCCTCGAAGTTCTTCGCGCTTAAAATTTCCCACCCGTGGCTCCATCGTGCGGGTCCACGTTTCGAACCGTGCTAGCTCTATTGCGAAACCGAACGATTTGCGGTGTTCTATTGGGTTGGATAAAGTTGCTAAGGACCCATATGATAGAATGGATAAGCCAGATGGGATTATCCAGCTTG TTATGCTTGGATTTGATTGA
- the LOC119985204 gene encoding protein TPX2-like, with the protein MDEHEEFVEDPSVVEEIDFDYEFDAPRFYDFTREETIFDIVEADHWFKTLTSYPPSPFALMLMAKRITPVESAKFPPKCEFGHANSISNNTCGIVESEVSPTHDNIRGSNIDDYMVEDLSKTNFKSPKNSSLSRSSFMKPTASQLAKQNQTQEVRCSRLYRRCLRNLVKIQGKSSLNSSPIETQATKRQKLEAGYLRKAASLKHQALFLRKARNLDVNSTLPRPKLTIPRQPDLATMARAQRHGSKINSELGECEQPNTYTFKARPLNRKIFKAPTMSFPRKSTPQLPKFQVFLLRTTERAMQHAYINASKVCSPSSTSRNQTANHRRVKSVDVLKEKKSEKVSNFMACSHDRKKFSNKERIGVFRNIGWETRISTDFMFPTDKKFQEELAIELFSKLSLSSGAQSHVTSEPDVPLHPKGAMENVSGSLYLEREMTNEVKEKSSTFGRNQSLCGGERSIHEIGSQMNINRSLDI; encoded by the exons ATGGACGAACACGAAGAATTCGTGGAAGATCCGTCCGTGGTCGAAGAAATTGATTTTGATTACGAATTTGATGCTCCACGATTCTATGATTTTACTCGGGAGGAGACGATCTTTGATATCGTAGAAGCTGATCACTGGTTTAAAACCTTAACCAGTTATCCGCCTTCAC CTTTTGCGCTAATGTTGATGGCGAAACGGATTACTCCAGTGGAAAGTGCCAAATTCCCGCCTAAATGCGAATTTGGTCATGCCAATTCTATCAGCAACAACACATGTGGTATTGTTGAATCTGAGGTCTCTCCGACACATGATAATATTAGAG GGTCAAATATCGATGATTACATGGTAGAAGATCTTTCAAAGACTAATTTCAAGTCCCCAAAGAATTCATCTTTGTCAAGGAGTTCATTTATGAAACCCACAGCTAGTCAGTTagccaaacaaaatcaaacccaaGAAGTTCGGTGCAGCAGGTTGTATAGAAG GTGTCTGAGAAATTTGGTCAAGATTCAAGGAAAGTCTTCATTGAATTCTTCTCCAATTGAAACACAAGCAACCAAAAGACAAAAGCTAGAGGCTGGTTACTTACGCAAG GCTGCTAGTTTGAAGCATCAAGCTCTCTTTCTACGTAAG GCTCGAAACCTTGATGTCAACTCAACTCTTCCTAGACCTAAGCTAACAATTCCAAGACAACCGGACCTCGCAACAATGGCTAGGGCACAAAGACATGG GTCTAAGATCAATTCAGAGTTGGGTGAATGTGAACAACCAAATACTTATACCTTTAAAGCAAGACCCTTGAACAGAAAA ATTTTTAAGGCTCCTACAATGTCCTTTCCAAGAAAGAGCACACCACAGCTACCGAAGTTTCAA GTCTTTCTGTTGAGAACAACGGAGAGGGCTATGCAACACGCATATATTAAT GCTTCCAAGGTGTGTAGTCCTAGTTCTACCTCACGGAATCAAACTGCGAACCACAGAAG AGTAAAGTCTGTAGATGTCTTGAAGGAGAAGAAATCAGAGAAAGTAAGTAACTTTATGGCCTGCTCTCATGACAGGAAG AAATTTTCAAATAAAGAACGAATTGGTGTCTTCAGGAATATCGGGTGGGAGACCAGAATATCAACT GACTTCATGTTTCCTACTGATAAGAAGTTCCAGGAAGAGCTGGCAATAGAATTATTTAGCAAG CTCTCCCTATCATCTGGAGCTCAGTCGCATGTAACATCTGAGCCTGATGTTCCCCTGCATCCTAAG GGGGCAATGGAGAATGTATCAGGGTCTCTTTATCTAGAGCGTGAG ATGACGAACGAGGTCAAAGAAAAATCATCCACATTTGGTCGAAATCAGTCTCTATGTGGTGGTGAACGGAGTATTCATGAAATTGGATCCCAGATGAACATTAACAG